Proteins from one Bacteriovorax sp. BAL6_X genomic window:
- a CDS encoding YiiX/YebB-like N1pC/P60 family cysteine hydrolase, whose product MKTIIAIFLLTVNVFNTQAQTMQDEKVFYSTVTLISEIQERVNEAGYDPLNNGQNIRELEKIINASNKLVNVTKEYSNILYRQANNDKPIKGADLAIFARLLDTLILIMEKSSLYTTKSLSNNRSYSELEYTQIKVTNLLAKINYVNLYLVVHDVFYKNPTIKKLSKEIIKIIDDEKKIEIIKQFSKIAGSERFNRQLQNDIKLYIDYRYYYLKLLNPDLTRGIVLIDNFEIEERFLAKRIPEIEINDVGDWFTEIFNRTTNFVSGMFGNLVGKLRFRHGYMHENEMILNDLESILKPLDIIAEKTPFAATDFFIPGHFGHVAIYLGTEEKLKNVGLWNTPFIQQYHNKIRAGKVIVESIRPGSRLASLEEFLEIDEITIIREKGILDNKWTKEMVTKVALEQLDKEYDFNFDVTTLDKVVCSEVPYHAFGHKRWPTSYILGRNTVSPDEIIANAYYKDSQIEFISSIKANEEQRLFKISKEQMGNNLGFEYDSSRDIYTKMYKSCRLIKIADSDRYSNINGRYRTYKKCKMNKKDLIYSAF is encoded by the coding sequence ATGAAAACTATTATCGCCATTTTCCTCTTAACTGTGAACGTATTCAATACGCAGGCTCAAACTATGCAAGATGAAAAAGTATTCTATTCAACGGTGACTCTGATTAGTGAAATTCAAGAAAGAGTCAATGAAGCAGGATATGATCCATTAAACAATGGCCAAAATATTAGAGAGCTCGAAAAAATAATAAATGCCAGTAATAAACTTGTGAATGTTACAAAAGAATACTCTAATATTCTCTACCGACAAGCAAACAACGATAAACCTATTAAAGGTGCAGACCTGGCCATTTTTGCAAGACTACTAGACACATTAATTCTAATTATGGAGAAATCAAGTCTTTACACAACTAAAAGCCTATCCAACAACCGTTCATATTCAGAATTAGAATATACACAAATAAAGGTCACAAACCTGCTTGCAAAAATTAATTATGTAAATCTCTACTTGGTAGTTCATGACGTTTTTTATAAAAATCCAACAATAAAAAAATTATCGAAAGAGATAATTAAAATAATTGATGATGAAAAGAAGATTGAAATTATTAAACAATTCTCAAAAATTGCAGGAAGTGAAAGATTTAATCGTCAACTGCAAAATGATATTAAACTATATATTGACTACCGCTACTACTATCTAAAACTACTAAACCCTGATTTAACAAGAGGTATTGTACTAATTGATAATTTTGAAATCGAAGAACGTTTTCTTGCAAAAAGAATTCCTGAAATAGAAATTAACGATGTTGGTGACTGGTTCACTGAAATCTTTAATCGAACGACGAACTTTGTCTCAGGAATGTTTGGAAATCTTGTTGGAAAATTACGTTTCCGCCACGGTTATATGCATGAAAATGAAATGATTTTAAACGACCTTGAGTCCATACTTAAACCACTTGATATTATTGCGGAGAAAACACCTTTTGCAGCAACAGACTTTTTTATTCCTGGCCACTTTGGTCATGTCGCAATTTATCTTGGAACAGAAGAGAAGCTAAAAAATGTAGGTCTTTGGAACACTCCTTTTATACAGCAGTACCACAACAAGATTCGAGCGGGTAAAGTTATTGTCGAGTCGATTAGACCAGGTAGTCGCCTTGCTTCACTTGAGGAATTTTTAGAAATCGATGAAATTACTATTATTCGTGAAAAAGGTATATTAGATAATAAGTGGACAAAGGAGATGGTAACGAAAGTCGCTCTTGAACAACTTGACAAGGAATATGACTTTAACTTTGATGTAACAACTCTTGATAAAGTTGTCTGCTCAGAAGTTCCATATCACGCATTTGGACACAAAAGGTGGCCAACAAGCTATATTCTAGGCAGAAATACAGTATCCCCAGATGAGATTATCGCGAATGCATATTATAAGGACTCTCAAATTGAGTTTATTAGTTCCATAAAAGCAAACGAAGAGCAAAGATTATTCAAAATTTCAAAAGAACAAATGGGAAATAATCTTGGTTTTGAATATGATAGCTCAAGAGATATATATACGAAGATGTACAAATCATGTCGTTTAATAAAAATTGCAGATAGTGATCGCTACTCAAATATAAATGGTCGATATCGCACTTATAAAAAGTGTAAAATGAACAAGAAGGACTTAATTTATAGCGCCTTCTAG
- a CDS encoding NAD(P)-dependent oxidoreductase, whose translation MNYYFYRPEISSYQGEAFRVKERQSLEQLGVKCVDTPIEIPDNENVIVISTSYTDNENIVSSLKHTNIALWIHPNSGYDNFSLDFVKNATFPIVLGNEIRANAVAQFYLQSLLNHQGNIPQRHQWDQARTYNRKLLHTKKTLIIGRGPIGERLGNALETLDVNVSYYDPYENKQQNTKYFQEELTNSDIIIMACSLNKTSHHLLNEDIFSLLKNDVLIMNAARGKLIDQQALVSFLSKNKEAHAIIDVFEKEPIEFSEFNHLSNITLSSHIAGVYKGINDAIIKFEKRVVRDYLHDQKLELYKTALLSSRVKGNFLI comes from the coding sequence ATGAACTATTACTTCTATCGACCAGAAATATCAAGCTATCAAGGAGAGGCCTTTCGCGTTAAAGAAAGGCAATCTCTAGAGCAACTTGGCGTCAAGTGCGTGGATACCCCTATTGAGATTCCAGATAATGAAAATGTTATTGTAATCTCAACTAGCTACACAGATAACGAAAATATCGTAAGTTCGCTTAAGCATACAAATATTGCATTATGGATTCATCCAAACTCAGGCTATGACAACTTCTCACTTGATTTTGTGAAAAACGCAACCTTCCCTATTGTGTTAGGAAATGAGATCAGAGCAAATGCAGTGGCACAATTCTACCTTCAATCCCTCTTGAATCATCAAGGAAATATTCCTCAGCGTCATCAATGGGATCAAGCTAGGACTTACAATAGGAAGCTACTTCACACAAAAAAAACTCTTATTATTGGACGTGGTCCAATTGGAGAAAGACTAGGGAATGCACTTGAAACACTAGATGTTAATGTTAGCTACTATGATCCATACGAAAATAAACAACAAAATACTAAGTACTTTCAAGAAGAACTGACTAACTCTGATATTATCATCATGGCCTGTTCATTAAATAAGACATCACATCACCTTCTCAATGAAGATATTTTCTCCCTCTTAAAAAATGACGTTCTCATCATGAATGCTGCAAGAGGCAAGCTAATCGATCAACAGGCCTTGGTAAGTTTCTTGAGTAAAAATAAAGAGGCCCATGCTATTATTGATGTCTTTGAAAAAGAGCCAATTGAGTTTAGTGAGTTCAATCACCTTTCTAACATAACCCTCAGCTCACATATTGCAGGAGTCTATAAGGGGATTAACGATGCTATTATAAAATTTGAAAAACGCGTTGTTAGAGACTATCTTCATGATCAGAAACTTGAGCTTTATAAAACAGCTCTGCTAAGCTCTCGAGTAAAGGGTAATTTTTTAATTTAA
- a CDS encoding arginase family protein produces the protein MTKTNETLLNDYLCPPGFGVFTVNTAKERKDKLTKVLYNTTQDQDIKTAWTSELSKLAVINGCAILGVASDCGGGIQRGANWGPLFLRNTLIEEHLEVYQQCFDLGDIRVIPHLLHDKYLNDETIKSAQNALYGGKQLSVSPLSIAKASVDEVFKINKELKIFSIGGDHSVSFPLVKAWINNRRSLGKKVGLIHFDAHTDLLRERLGIDYCFGSWLTHVLDDLETPKHCYQFGIRSTGKSKEHWESEFGLNQYWAKDVKEIGAKELALKTIKELKAQGIEEIYISFDIDALDESVASATGTPEPEGLMPHECATMIKEFTNAFKLTGADMVEIAPLVGLSKEGSRTTLEVGAAMSSLMMEAMISANN, from the coding sequence ATGACTAAAACAAATGAAACATTATTAAATGATTATCTATGCCCTCCAGGTTTTGGAGTATTCACAGTAAATACTGCCAAGGAAAGAAAAGATAAGTTAACTAAAGTTCTCTATAACACAACTCAAGATCAAGATATCAAAACAGCTTGGACTAGTGAACTTTCAAAGCTTGCAGTTATTAATGGTTGCGCTATTTTAGGAGTAGCCTCTGACTGCGGCGGCGGAATTCAAAGAGGTGCAAACTGGGGGCCTTTATTTCTTAGAAATACACTAATAGAAGAACATCTTGAAGTGTACCAGCAATGTTTTGACTTAGGAGATATTAGGGTAATACCTCACCTATTACACGATAAGTATTTAAATGACGAAACAATAAAGAGTGCTCAGAATGCACTATACGGGGGAAAACAATTAAGTGTTTCTCCACTTAGTATTGCAAAAGCAAGTGTTGATGAAGTTTTCAAAATAAATAAAGAACTAAAGATCTTTAGTATTGGAGGAGATCACTCAGTGAGCTTTCCACTAGTTAAGGCCTGGATCAATAATCGTAGATCGCTTGGTAAGAAAGTTGGGCTTATTCACTTTGATGCACACACTGACCTTTTACGAGAAAGACTAGGAATTGATTACTGCTTTGGTTCATGGCTAACGCATGTATTAGATGATCTAGAAACACCTAAGCATTGCTACCAATTTGGTATTCGCTCAACAGGAAAATCAAAAGAGCACTGGGAAAGTGAGTTTGGCCTAAATCAATACTGGGCCAAAGATGTAAAAGAGATTGGCGCAAAGGAACTAGCACTTAAAACAATTAAAGAACTTAAGGCACAAGGAATCGAAGAGATTTATATCAGTTTTGATATTGATGCCCTTGATGAAAGCGTAGCGAGTGCTACAGGAACACCTGAGCCAGAAGGGTTAATGCCACATGAGTGTGCTACAATGATTAAAGAGTTTACTAATGCCTTTAAGCTAACTGGTGCAGACATGGTTGAAATTGCTCCGCTAGTAGGTTTAAGCAAGGAAGGCTCTCGAACAACACTAGAAGTAGGAGCAGCAATGAGCTCTCTTATGATGGAGGCCATGATTAGTGCCAATAATTGA
- the aat gene encoding leucyl/phenylalanyl-tRNA--protein transferase — MPIIEFPPVEIADEQGLLAIGGDLHHDSLLLAYQSGIFPWPISQEYPLAWFSPPQRGVIRFDDIQVSRSLAKFVRKSDWTISFNQDFLEVIRQCQEVHSGSLEGTWITDEIIEGYFNLYHQDLAYSVEVRDEKNLLIGGLYGVSMGHFLSGESMFYKESNASKVALLAILSVVLRNQIPFLDTQMVTPITKSFGAIELDRSIFISEIEQLFNQTPIKFPHTRVPVKDLLKSF, encoded by the coding sequence GTGCCAATAATTGAGTTTCCCCCAGTTGAGATCGCAGATGAGCAAGGGCTATTAGCAATTGGTGGAGACCTACACCATGACTCTCTCCTATTGGCCTATCAAAGTGGAATCTTCCCCTGGCCAATTTCCCAAGAGTATCCCCTTGCTTGGTTTTCACCCCCACAAAGAGGTGTTATTCGTTTCGACGACATTCAAGTAAGTCGCTCTCTAGCTAAATTTGTCAGAAAAAGTGACTGGACAATATCATTTAATCAAGACTTTTTAGAAGTTATCAGACAATGCCAAGAAGTTCACTCAGGCTCTTTAGAAGGTACATGGATTACTGACGAAATCATTGAAGGTTATTTTAATTTGTACCATCAAGATCTAGCCTATAGTGTAGAAGTTAGAGATGAGAAGAACTTACTTATTGGCGGGCTCTATGGAGTTAGCATGGGGCATTTCCTAAGTGGTGAGTCCATGTTCTACAAAGAGTCTAATGCTTCAAAGGTTGCCCTATTAGCAATTCTTTCAGTAGTATTAAGAAATCAGATTCCATTTCTTGATACTCAAATGGTGACACCTATTACTAAATCTTTTGGAGCGATTGAATTAGATCGTAGTATCTTTATAAGTGAAATTGAACAATTATTTAACCAAACACCTATCAAGTTTCCG